One Saccharomyces kudriavzevii IFO 1802 strain IFO1802 genome assembly, chromosome: 4 genomic region harbors:
- the MFA1 gene encoding mating pheromone a (similar to Saccharomyces cerevisiae MFA1 (YDR461W)), whose amino-acid sequence MQPSTITAAPKDKTSSEKKDNYIIKGVFWDPACVIA is encoded by the coding sequence ATGCAACCTTCCACCATTACCGCCGCTCCTAAGGATAAGACCAGCTCCGAAAAGAAGGACAACTACATCATCAAAGGCGTGTTTTGGGACCCAGCCTGTGTTATTGCCTAA
- the PFA5 gene encoding palmitoyltransferase PFA5 (similar to Saccharomyces cerevisiae PFA5 (YDR459C); ancestral locus Anc_5.579), whose amino-acid sequence MALSWNIRLKRRSWFRFVLPTIVLGLLCYCTWAYCHKLCYQQINGQFGHRSVAIGLICVVCFLDVVVIFIWLQMVVWIGPGKQPHVAPFLILPVASKEETNDGGSQSTSAEYDAVIPPKCYQSDPHGYPIWCSPCQSLKTERTHHSSELGHCVPRFDHYCMWAGTVIGRDNYRLFVQFVAYFSILLLIMWASICVYTKEITQRHHSQGPRINVNVMLTLAFAILGWLLTTSTLGSAIFYMSQNKTSLEAIMDSKRKKFGTRKIFSYYSESNKLRFVVEFDRSEFHAFWSKKTILANVKDFMGPNMLMWLIPLGKPFILSSKTDEVDNSLPSGQRVTLTEILGPYEELYSDYTIQAIEDKIAKGNYLTTFRAFGDDASSVH is encoded by the coding sequence ATGGCTTTATCATGGAATATTCGACTCAAGCGCAGATCATGGTTTAGATTCGTCTTACCAACTATTGTATTAGGCTTATTATGCTACTGTACGTGGGCTTACTGCCACAAATTGTGCTACCAACAGATCAATGGACAATTCGGTCACAGATCTGTCGCTATAGGGCTCATTTGTGTGGTATGTTTCCTAGATGTAGTTGTGATTTTCATATGGTTGCAAATGGTGGTCTGGATTGGTCCAGGTAAACAGCCGCATGTAGCACCCTTTTTAATCCTCCCCGTAGCCTCGAAGGAGGAGACTAACGATGGCGGATCCCAAAGTACGTCAGCGGAATACGACGCAGTAATCCCACCAAAATGCTATCAATCTGACCCTCATGGATACCCAATATGGTGCAGTCCATGTCAAAGTCTGAAAACGGAACGAACACACCATTCGTCAGAGCTTGGTCATTGTGTTCCCCGGTTTGATCATTACTGCATGTGGGCAGGAACTGTTATCGGTAGAGACAATTATAGGCTTTTCGTTCAGTTTGTtgcttatttttcaatccTTTTACTAATCATGTGGGCGTCAATTTGCGTTTATACCAAGGAAATTACCCAACGACACCATAGTCAAGGACCTCGTATAAACGTAAATGTGATGTTAACATTAGCTTTCGCCATCCTTGGATGGTTATTAACCACGAGTACCTTGGGGTCGGCCATCTTCTACATGAGTCAAAACAAGACGTCTTTGGAAGCAATCATGGATagcaagagaaaaaaattcggGACAAGAAAGATATTTTCCTACTACTCAGAGTCCAACAAACTGAGATTTGTAGTAGAATTTGATAGGTCAGAATTCCACGCCTTTTGGAGCAAGAAAACGATACTTGCGAACGTGAAAGATTTCATGGGTCCCAACATGCTGATGTGGTTAATTCCTCTAGGCAAGCCCTTTATATTGTCGAGCAAGACGGATGAAGTAGACAATTCACTTCCGAGTGGCCAGAGAGTCACCTTAACGGAAATACTGGGTCCATACGAAGAGCTTTACAGTGACTACACCATTCAAGCCATTGAGGACAAGATAGCAAAGGGCAACTATCTAACCACATTCCGAGCCTTTGGTGATGACGCTAGTTCTGTTCACTAA
- the MRPL28 gene encoding mitochondrial 54S ribosomal protein mL40 (similar to Saccharomyces cerevisiae MRPL28 (YDR462W); ancestral locus Anc_5.584), whose product MLAQTFKKPCRAVVERVSGTTVFVRNKRTTSKSALSPLTQRVVTQLSVMSASRKQPKLLKLSREDLIKHQTIERCWSLYQQQQRDRRNTQLELQFKSIQGAMSLLQELSPLLFEAANASEKGKRFPMEMKVPTDFPPDTPWHYHFRKS is encoded by the coding sequence atgctggCACAAACGTTCAAAAAGCCATGTAGGGCAGTCGTGGAACGGGTATCCGGGACCACAGTGTTTGTCAGAAACAAGAGAACAACGAGCAAGAGCGCGTTGTCGCCCTTGACACAGAGGGTCGTTACACAGCTGAGTGTGATGTCTGCGAGTAGAAAGCAGCCCAAACTGCTGAAGCTGTCGCGCGAGGACCTGATCAAACACCAGACCATCGAGAGATGCTGGTCACTCTaccagcagcaacagcgCGACCGCAGGAATACGCAGCTGGAATTGCAGTTCAAAAGCATCCAGGGTGCCATGTCCCTTCTGCAAGAACTCAGCCCTCTGCTGTTCGAGGCTGCCAACGCCTCCGAAAAGGGCAAGCGGTTCCCCATGGAAATGAAGGTACCCACCGACTTCCCACCCGACACGCCATGGCATTATCACTTCCGGAAGTCATAG
- the HEH2 gene encoding Heh2p (similar to Saccharomyces cerevisiae HEH2 (YDR458C) and SRC1 (YML034W); ancestral locus Anc_5.577): MEHKGLDPKTLKVSQLRRILVENDITFPANARKPALVKLFEERVRQRLELSSETSKGNDSIQKAVKSEAKNADRKRILKSKKHESNSGASKSVNVETNKRKREENSTDNTIPVQVKEEKSSKRKRKKRSNRTTKSLESPSKPKLESEEPSVTLSPEMEIREEHKEEFSNGELIATEESKKPELPNLKVSNEFLVQLNKELASATTESYDHSIKSTNCSSVRIEREEPVETATGAEVRKGSDPITNLDKKAREAVDKTTSEEAKEELVRGPKALDMREGNNIKRKLSKENKASSKGRTRHFLESKTKRSMDIFRPLVAHVFIWLWNAVLYLSILLPILFGLWYREQRIRIGYCGHEEPIKSLAFSAFSQTARVDEFLQAYAPNCLECPEHATCSSLMNIECESGYELKSSILETYGVIPFSKYCVKDESKEKEVDELVWKVSEYLRKKNAQVDCGEGQNLFESGETETKLYEIFSRSRPSWENQADFNEHCRNVIEKLRHMDEIVWLPLDFETGEEIHFKPNNTTCVYRSTSKKWVKLPCHLGADIRKGLRKYGVSVLITLIVILFIKKIQSTLDDYVQGEQIIEQFVKEATDRLKSAKKNEDEEPFLTTVQLRTILLRDIPNIKEQNSLWARTKDKIIKEYSENIELYLLEENGEIMTCLEWND; the protein is encoded by the coding sequence ATGGAGCACAAAGGCCTTGACCCAAAGACTCTGAAAGTTAGCCAATTAAGAAGAATATTGGTAGAAAATGACATTACGTTTCCAGCAAATGCTAGGAAGCCTGCATTGGTGAAActgtttgaagaaagagtgAGGCAGCGTCTCGAATTATCTTCTGAAACTTCAAAGGGTAATGATAGCATTCAAAAAGCCGTGAAGTCAGAAGCAAAAAACGCTGATCGTAAAAGAATCTTGAAGAGTAAAAAGCATGAATCAAACTCTGGAGCGAGTAAATCTGTTAACGTCGAAACcaacaagagaaagagagaagAAAACAGTACAGATAACACAATACCGGTGCAGGTGAAAGAGGAAAAGTCTTCcaagaggaaaaggaaaaaaagatctaATAGAACCACTAAATCATTGGAGTCACCTTCGAAGCCTAAATTAGAAAGCGAAGAACCTTCAGTTACTTTATCTCCTGAGATGGAAATTCGAGAGGAACataaagaagaattttcGAATGGTGAGCTAATAGCGACTGAGGAATCCAAAAAACCAGAATTACCCAATTTGAAAGTGTCGAACGAATTCTTAGTACAATTAAATAAAGAGTTGGCTAGCGCAACCACCGAGAGCTATGACCATTCTATAAAATCCACAAACTGCTCATCTGTTAGAATTGAGAGAGAAGAGCCCGTCGAAACTGCAACTGGAGCGGAAGTAAGAAAAGGAAGCGATCCGATTACTAATTTGGATAAGAAGGCCCGAGAGGCAGTAGATAAAACGACATCAGAGgaagcaaaagaagagtTGGTGAGAGGACCAAAAGCTCTTGATATGCGGGAGGGAAATaacatcaaaagaaaattgtcGAAGGAAAATAAAGCAAGTTCAAAAGGCCGTACCAGGCACTTTCTTGAGAGTAAAACTAAAAGAAGCATGGATATTTTCAGGCCGCTTGTTGCCCACGTCTTCATTTGGTTATGGAATGCTGTTCTTTAcctttcaattttgttaCCCATCCTTTTTGGTCTTTGGTATAGAGAGCAGAGAATTAGAATCGGATATTGTGGTCATGAAGAGCCCATTAAATCCCTTGCATTCTCAGCCTTCTCTCAAACTGCGCGAGTGGATGAATTTTTGCAGGCTTATGCACCAAATTGCCTGGAATGTCCTGAACACGCCACGTGTTCTTCTCTTATGAATATTGAATGTGAATCGGGCTACGAGCTCAAAAGTTCTATTTTAGAAACCTACGGTGTCATTCCCTTCTCCAAGTACTGCGTTAAGGATgaaagtaaagaaaaggaggTTGATGAGTTGGTTTGGAAAGTAAGTGAATAcctgagaaaaaagaatgcGCAAGTTGATTGTGGCGAAGGACAGaatctttttgaaagtggTGAAACAGAAACCAAATTATATGAGATATTTTCCCGTTCAAGACCGTCCTGGGAAAATCAAGCCGATTTTAATGAACACTGTAGGAATGTAATTGAGAAATTAAGGCATATGGATGAAATTGTCTGGTTGCCTTTGGACTTCGAAACAggtgaagaaattcattTCAAACCGAATAATACTACCTGTGTTTATCGTTCAACTTCCAAGAAATGGGTTAAATTACCATGTCATTTGGGAGCGGATATTCGGAAAGGACTAAGAAAATATGGTGTTTCTGTGTTGATCACCTTAATTGTCATActattcatcaaaaaaatacaatcaACTCTTGACGATTATGTTCAGGGAGAACAGATAATTGAACAATTTGTGAAAGAAGCAACTGATCGATTGAAGAgcgcaaaaaaaaacgagGATGAGGAACCTTTCCTAACAACAGTTCAATTGAGAACAATACTGTTGAGAGATATACCCAATATTAAGGAACAAAATAGCCTATGGGCTCGAACCAAAGATAAAATCATCAAGGAatattctgaaaatataGAACTATatcttcttgaagaaaatggagaaaTAATGACATGTTTGGAATGGAATGATTGA
- the STP1 gene encoding Stp1p (similar to Saccharomyces cerevisiae STP1 (YDR463W) and STP2 (YHR006W); ancestral locus Anc_5.586) — protein MPSTTLLFPQKHIRAIPGKMYAFFRQLVSGVVISKPDLGQHLPSENVMEQDGEKLEDEEKTTGGLFPESNNIDRSLNGGCSVIPCSMDASDLNTPISMTLSPENRVKCEVNFKSLLGSRPEQDIGAPMKMSSSVTSSPLSPSGSTPEHSSKVLSNGEEEFICHYCDATFRIRGYLTRHIKKHAIEKAYHCPFFNGATPPDLRCHNSGGFSRRDTYKTHLKARHVLYSKGVKPQDRNKSSGHCAQCGEYFSTIENFVESHIESGDCKALPQGYTKKNEKRSGKLRKIKTSNGHSRFISTSQSVVEPKVLFNKDAVEAMTIVANNSSGNDIISKYGNNKLMLNSENFRVDIPKRKRKYTKKKQQQVFESTTAVDSSQQVIPDEISSVTIFSPFDTHFLEPVPSSSSESSADAVPHSKQVENISGLVNSFTNQQQKSQEIPIFMPLDIEQSSYELNDSVLSYPIVYTQNNHNNPQYANTKISQILETQTNPEYVSRSHIRETQQYLDFYNDNFGSQF, from the coding sequence ATGCCCTCTACCACGCTACTGTTTCCACAGAAGCACATCAGGGCCATACCAGGCAAGATGTACGCCTTCTTCAGGCAGCTCGTTAGCGGAGTAGTGATATCCAAGCCGGATCTAGGTCAGCACCTTCCTTCCGAAAATGTTATGGAGCAGGATGGTGAGAAActagaagatgaagagaaaacGACCGGGGGTTTGTTTCCTGAGTCGAACAACATCGATCGCTCCTTAAATGGTGGATGCTCTGTCATCCCTTGCTCCATGGATGCCAGCGATTTGAACACGCCAATATCAATGACGCTATCTCCCGAGAATCGCGTCAAATGCGAAGTAAACTTCAAATCATTGCTGGGCTCCAGGCCGGAACAAGACATCGGGGCCCCGATGAAAATGTCTAGTAGCGTGACAAGCTCTCCATTGAGTCCATCGGGCTCCACTCCGGAGCATTCTAGCAAGGTCTTGAGCAACGGTGAAGAGGAGTTCATCTGCCACTACTGTGATGCTACATTCAGGATCAGAGGATACTTAACAAGGCACATCAAAAAGCACGCCATCGAAAAGGCGTATCATTGTCCTTTCTTCAATGGCGCTACTCCTCCGGATCTTAGATGCCACAATTCCGGCGGGTTTAGCAGACGTGACACCTATAAGACCCATTTGAAGGCAAGACACGTGTTGTACTCGAAGGGTGTCAAACCGCAGGACCGCAACAAGTCGTCTGGTCATTGTGCACAATGTGGCGAGTACTTCTCGaccattgaaaattttgtagAGAGTCACATAGAATCTGGCGATTGCAAAGCCTTGCCGCAAGGATAtacaaagaagaatgagAAAAGATCCGGCAAGttaagaaaaattaaaacCTCCAATGGCCATTCTCGATTCATATCCACTTCACAAAGCGTTGTGGAACCAAAAGtgcttttcaataaagatGCCGTAGAAGCCATGACCATAGTAGCTAACAACAGTTCGGGAAACGATATCATCTCCAAGTACGGCAACAATAAATTGATGTTGAACTCGGAAAACTTCAGAGTCGACATaccaaagaggaaaagaaaatatacgaagaagaaacagcAGCAGGTCTTCGAGTCGACTACAGCAGTCGACAGTAGTCAGCAAGTCATTCCGGATGAGATTTCATCTGtcacaattttttcacccTTCGACACTCACTTTCTCGAGCCCGTTCCTTCTAGTTCATCAGAATCTTCTGCGGATGCTGTGCCCCATAGTAAGCAAGTGGAAAATATATCGGGGCTGGTAAACAGCTTCACAAATCAACAGCAAAAGTCACAAGAAATTCCAATCTTCATGCCACTGGATATTGAACAATCTTCCTACGAATTGAACGACAGCGTACTGTCATACCCGATAGTATACACACAAAATAATCATAATAATCCACAGTATGCCAATACAAAGATTTCTCAAATTCTAGAAACACAAACTAATCCAGAATATGTCAGCAGAAGTCACATAAGAGAGACGCAACAATATCTGGATTTTTATAATGACAATTTTGGGTCTCAGTTTTAA
- the CMI8 gene encoding Cmi8p (similar to Saccharomyces cerevisiae YDR461C-A; ancestral locus Anc_5.583): protein MDDRKGDKNEQAYKDTATPLPVDPPSYEETMKHDKEEVEVDKTASSVHENGSMRPVYTHHPHPKSRKGYPGAQTLTYASH, encoded by the coding sequence ATGGATGATAGAAAGGGGGACAAAAACGAGCAAGCGTACAAGGACACAGCGACTCCGCTGCCTGTGGATCCGCCCTCCTACGAGGAGACGATGAAGCACGACAAGGAAGAGGTCGAGGTGGACAAGACGGCTTCTTCAGTGCATGAGAACGGATCTATGAGGCCGGTGTACACTCACCATCCGCATCCCAAGTCCCGCAAGGGCTATCCTGGTGCGCAGACTCTCACGTATGCTTCCCACTAG
- the TFB3 gene encoding TFIIH/NER complex subunit TFB3 (similar to Saccharomyces cerevisiae TFB3 (YDR460W); ancestral locus Anc_5.580): MLMDEYEENKDMCPICKTDRYLSPDVKFLVNPECYHRICESCVDRIFSLGPAQCPYKGCDKILRKNKFKTQIFDDVEVEKEVDIRKRVFNVFNKTIEDFNGDLVEFNRYLEEVEDIIYKLDHGIDVAKTEEKLRTYEELNKQLIMNNLERNKTELESFEQRQKFEKEMKLKKRLLEKQIEVEEKMNKEWTKKEIVNRLSTSTQDVNETIEGVKNTVKLKKSSARRKLEELNRVLKNNPYFNSNVNVQNSRLKDAAPFTPFNGDRETHPRFTLKGSVYNDPFIKDLEHRKEYIASGFNTNYAYERVLTEAFMGLGCVISEEL; the protein is encoded by the coding sequence ATGCTTATGGATGAGTATGAGGAAAACAAGGACATGTGTCCGATCTGTAAGACAGACCGATACCTTTCGCCTGATGTAAAGTTTTTGGTGAATCCCGAGTGTTACCATAGGATCTGCGAGTCGTGCGTCGATCGAATATTCAGTCTGGGTCCTGCCCAGTGTCCGTATAAAGGATGTGACAAGATTCTTAGAAAGAATAAGTTCAAGACTCAGATTTTTGACGATGTGGAGGTCGAGAAAGAGGTCGACATCAGGAAAAGAGTGTTCAACGTGTTCAATAAAACTATCGAGGATTTCAACGGAGATCTTGTGGAGTTTAACAGATATTTGGAAGAGGTGGAAGATATTATTTACAAGCTGGATCATGGTATCGATGTGGCCAAGACTGAAGAGAAACTACGTACCTATGAGGAACTCAACAAACAACTGATTATGAACAATTTGGAGAGAAATAAAACGGAGTTGGAAAGTTTTGAACAGAGACAGAAATTCGAAAAGGagatgaagttgaagaagcGATTATTGGAAAAGCAAATTGAAGTCGAGGAAAAGATGAACAAAGAATGGACGAAAAAGGAGATCGTGAACCGGTTGAGTACGTCCACGCAGGACGTCAACGAAACAATCGAGGGCGTCAAAAATACGGttaaactgaaaaaatcgTCCGCCAGAAGGAAATTGGAAGAACTAAACAGGGTGCTGAAGAACAACCCGTATTTCAATTCAAACGTGAACGTGCAGAACTCCAGGCTCAAAGACGCTGCGCCCTTCACGCCGTTCAATGGTGACAGAGAAACGCACCCAAGGTTTACGTTGAAGGGATCGGTATACAACGATCCATTCATCAAAGATCTCGAGCACAGGAAGGAATATATTGCATCCGGGTTCAACACAAACTATGCGTACGAACGAGTCTTGACAGAGGCATTTATGGGTCTTGGATGTGTTATATCCGAAGAACTGTga